The following coding sequences lie in one Maribacter forsetii DSM 18668 genomic window:
- a CDS encoding ArsR/SmtB family transcription factor, which produces MGLAKTEMFTDEQNKISMFAKAFGHPARVAILQHLFKIDTCICGDLVSEIGLAQPTISQHLKELKNLGLIKGNVEGTSVCYCIDKDNWSNMKDIMAQFLDQDISSNSCC; this is translated from the coding sequence ATGGGATTAGCAAAGACAGAGATGTTTACCGATGAGCAGAACAAGATTTCCATGTTCGCAAAAGCCTTTGGTCACCCTGCACGTGTTGCTATATTACAACATTTGTTCAAAATAGACACTTGTATTTGTGGCGATTTAGTCAGCGAAATAGGCTTGGCACAACCTACCATATCACAACACCTTAAAGAATTGAAAAATTTAGGATTAATAAAAGGTAATGTAGAAGGTACTAGCGTTTGTTATTGTATAGATAAAGACAACTGGTCTAACATGAAAGATATTATGGCGCAATTTCTAGATCAAGATATCTCTAGCAACAGTTGCTGCTAA